CAGCTCCGAAAACGAAAGTCCTCTCTATTGGTACCCCCGCACCGGCATCAAACACCCCCTCCTCCGACTCAGGATCTCTTGGCGAATCCAAGGGCCCCGCGGCTGTTGAGGCTGCTTCTAAGGTAACAGCCACCAAGGCCATCGATAAGACAGAAAAGAAGGCGGAACAAAAGGCAGCTGCTGGTGGAAAATCATCTCCCACTCCGTCAGGGCGGGGCAGCCCTGGCCGGTCGAGTCCCTCCCGAGGCGAGAGTGCCAAGGAGAAGCGTGATGCAAACGCTGTCGCGATGGAACAAgctgctgatgttgatgagcAAACGTTGAAGGAAATTTATGGTGAAAAGAAGGAACACGTGAACATTGTATTCATTGGCCACGTCGATGCTGGAAAATCCACTCTTGGTGGCTCTATTCTTTACGTTACCGGAATGGTTGACGAGCGAACACTGGAAAAATACAAGAGGGACGCGAAGGAAGCAGGTCGAGAGACCTGGTATCTCTCTTGGGCTCTGGATCTGACCAATGAAGAACGATCCAAGGGAAAGACTGTCGAGGTGGGCCGCGCTCACTTCAAGGTCGATGTCCCAACGCCCGATGGTGTTGTCGAAAGACGCTTCTCTATTCTCGACGCCCCTGGCCACAAGTCCTATGTACACCATATGATTGGCGGAGCTTCCCAGGCTGATGTCGGTGTTCTCGTGATCTCTGCGCGAAAGGGTGAATACGAAACTGGTTTCGAAAAGGGCGGCCAAACCCGAGAACATGCTCTCCTAGCAAGGAATACTGGTGTGAGGAAGCTGGTCGTTGCAGTCAACAAGATGGATGACCAAACAGTTGAATGGAGCAAGGCACGTTTTGAAGAGTGCACGGTCAAGGTTTCGAAATTCTTGGAAGCTCTTGGCTACAAGAAGGATGATCTTACTTTCATGCCTATTTCCGCCCAGCGAACTCTGGGCATTAAGGATCGTATTCCTAGTGACCTTTGCCCTTGGTACAGCGGCCCTTCGCTCATCGAATACCTCACAGACATGAAGATGCCCGAGCGTAACCTCAACGCACCTTTCATGATGCCAATCAGCGCCAAATACCGAGATATGGGCACTATGATTGAGGGTCGTATTGAAGCCGGTGTCGTCAAGAAGAACCAAAACTGCATCATCATGCCTAACCGCACAAAGATCGAAATTACAGCTCTCTATGGTGAGACCGAAGATGAGATTCCGACGGCCACTTGTGGTGACCAAGTACGTATGCGTCTTCGgggtgtcgaagaagaagatctcCTTCCTGGTTTCGTGATGTGCTCGCCAAAGCGTCCAGTCCACTGTGTCTCTGCCTTTGAGGCTAAAATCAGGATTCTCGATCTCAAGAGTATTCTCACGGCTGGTTTCAACTGCGTTATGCACGTACACTCAGCTGTAGAAGAAGTAACCGTTGCAGCTCTGCTGCATAAGCTCGAACCCGGCACTGGACGAAAGAGCAAACGTCCCCCACCATTCGCTAGCAAAGGTCAAATGATTATTGCACGCATTGAAATCACCAGCGCTGCGGGTGCCGTTTGTGTTGAACGATTCGAAGACTATAGTCAAATGGGACGGTTCACACTCCGCGATCAGGTACGCTGTCTTGTTGCTTATATCAAAGTGCTCAGCAGGCTAACCATATTTTCACTCTAGGGACAAACCATTGCCATTGGTATGATTAACAAGCTCATTGATAACTAAACGGTTTCCCGGTAGCGGCATTGGTTCATGTTCATGATGATGTTGCTAGGCGACAGTTCAAGCATCCTCCAAGTAATGACTCGGACGAGGCTTAAGActcgttgatgatgacgaatTTTGTTCGGTTCTTTTTCTATAGATTTACGTATgatttacttttttttttgctggAAATGGAAAGTCTTCCTTTGCGTTTTTGGTCGTATCGTAATCCACGAAATCATTAAATAGATGTTATTCCATGCAAGACTTGTCTATCTGGGGAATATCACAAAG
Above is a window of Aspergillus puulaauensis MK2 DNA, chromosome 2, nearly complete sequence DNA encoding:
- the SUP35 gene encoding translation termination factor GTPase eRF3 (BUSCO:EOG09261PUF;~COG:J;~EggNog:ENOG410PI1B;~InterPro:IPR027417,IPR000795,IPR003285,IPR004160, IPR004161,IPR009001,IPR009000;~PFAM:PF00009,PF03143,PF03144;~go_function: GO:0003747 - translation release factor activity [Evidence IEA];~go_function: GO:0003924 - GTPase activity [Evidence IEA];~go_function: GO:0005525 - GTP binding [Evidence IEA];~go_process: GO:0000288 - nuclear-transcribed mRNA catabolic process, deadenylation-dependent decay [Evidence IEA];~go_process: GO:0006415 - translational termination [Evidence IEA]), whose protein sequence is MANQTPDSWEDELSRQTEGVNLNNAQSRPQAQAPSFHPGVASFQPGAAAFVPGQQFQQYGGFPQYGQYGQQQAYGGYDQQAYGQQPGGYNQIYNQGYGGYQQQQQFAQQPRQAAPAQSAPKPAAANTTVPKAKVLSIGGASNSPAAPKTKVLSIGTPAPASNTPSSDSGSLGESKGPAAVEAASKVTATKAIDKTEKKAEQKAAAGGKSSPTPSGRGSPGRSSPSRGESAKEKRDANAVAMEQAADVDEQTLKEIYGEKKEHVNIVFIGHVDAGKSTLGGSILYVTGMVDERTLEKYKRDAKEAGRETWYLSWALDLTNEERSKGKTVEVGRAHFKVDVPTPDGVVERRFSILDAPGHKSYVHHMIGGASQADVGVLVISARKGEYETGFEKGGQTREHALLARNTGVRKLVVAVNKMDDQTVEWSKARFEECTVKVSKFLEALGYKKDDLTFMPISAQRTLGIKDRIPSDLCPWYSGPSLIEYLTDMKMPERNLNAPFMMPISAKYRDMGTMIEGRIEAGVVKKNQNCIIMPNRTKIEITALYGETEDEIPTATCGDQVRMRLRGVEEEDLLPGFVMCSPKRPVHCVSAFEAKIRILDLKSILTAGFNCVMHVHSAVEEVTVAALLHKLEPGTGRKSKRPPPFASKGQMIIARIEITSAAGAVCVERFEDYSQMGRFTLRDQGQTIAIGMINKLIDN